In Methanosarcina barkeri MS, a single window of DNA contains:
- the pfkC gene encoding ADP-specific phosphofructokinase encodes MDIQEWEQRYKDAVYNVKKALPYLDGMFVAYNSNIDAIKHLTDKELSMLMGLFNEADVQARVETYPREIKEPLDFMARLLISMREGKAAEIPTHTSDIHEWLKDNLGFDYARMGGQAGIISNLLSRLEIKKVIAYIPWLSEEQAEYFVASDNLLHPKVEDGKVVLKPPLEAFKPGIESKVNWIFEYSKGMDVTCGGSKFQIPRDNRLIISSRPKWIRLDMDREIYEHLDSLFPIDGAMLSGYQMIKEQYEDGSTYKDYVLHSVKAIEKLKALNPELRVHVELTSIQNRVIRKAILTEIVAKNVHSLGLDTVEVANALNVLGHEELSYSVIRKEENGITSLYHGAVQLLKDLSLERVHVHSLGFYICILAKGHPLTLKEHRDALLFSSTLAGAKALKGKIENLEDVEAGLEVPVSSKGLEDLENFKVYCVGKKLCTPEEFEYGYLYGPDHDAVLIPSKVVDKPRATVGIGDAISAGAFAAMLARIKQEQA; translated from the coding sequence GTGGATATACAAGAATGGGAACAACGCTACAAAGATGCTGTTTACAATGTCAAAAAAGCACTTCCTTATCTGGATGGTATGTTTGTAGCTTACAACAGTAATATTGATGCTATCAAACACCTTACAGACAAAGAACTGTCCATGCTTATGGGGCTTTTTAACGAAGCTGACGTTCAGGCAAGAGTTGAAACATACCCGAGAGAAATAAAAGAGCCTCTGGATTTCATGGCTCGCCTGCTGATTTCCATGCGAGAAGGAAAAGCTGCTGAAATTCCTACCCATACCTCAGATATTCATGAATGGCTGAAAGATAATCTGGGTTTTGACTATGCACGCATGGGCGGCCAGGCAGGAATAATTTCTAATCTTCTCTCTCGTCTAGAAATAAAAAAAGTCATAGCATATATCCCCTGGCTTTCTGAAGAACAGGCAGAATATTTTGTGGCTTCTGACAATCTTCTGCACCCTAAGGTAGAAGATGGAAAGGTTGTACTTAAACCCCCACTGGAAGCCTTCAAACCCGGAATAGAATCAAAAGTCAACTGGATCTTTGAGTATTCCAAAGGCATGGACGTAACCTGCGGTGGAAGCAAATTCCAGATTCCGAGAGATAACCGTCTTATAATTTCCTCCCGCCCGAAATGGATCCGCCTTGACATGGACAGGGAAATCTATGAGCACCTTGACTCACTTTTTCCGATTGACGGGGCAATGCTTTCAGGTTATCAGATGATAAAAGAGCAATACGAGGATGGGTCTACGTATAAGGACTACGTTTTGCATTCCGTGAAAGCTATTGAGAAACTCAAGGCTTTAAATCCTGAACTCCGCGTTCATGTAGAACTTACATCTATTCAGAACCGGGTAATAAGAAAGGCTATCCTGACTGAGATTGTCGCCAAAAATGTTCATTCCCTAGGTCTTGATACTGTGGAAGTGGCAAATGCTCTGAACGTCCTGGGGCATGAAGAACTCTCTTATTCCGTGATAAGAAAAGAAGAGAATGGGATTACCTCGCTTTACCATGGAGCTGTTCAGCTTTTAAAGGACCTGTCACTTGAAAGAGTCCATGTGCATTCTCTTGGCTTTTACATCTGTATCCTTGCAAAAGGCCATCCTCTTACACTTAAAGAACATAGGGATGCCCTGCTCTTTTCCTCAACTCTTGCCGGTGCCAAAGCCCTTAAAGGAAAAATTGAGAACCTTGAGGACGTAGAAGCAGGGTTGGAGGTCCCGGTTTCTAGTAAAGGCCTGGAAGACTTGGAGAACTTCAAGGTTTACTGTGTAGGGAAGAAACTCTGTACCCCTGAGGAGTTCGAATACGGATACCTCTATGGGCCTGATCATGATGCAGTTTTAATTCCTTCCAAGGTAGTAGATAAGCCCAGAGCAACAGTCGGGATAGGCGATGCGATCTCGGCAGGAGCTTTTGCAGCCATGCTTGCAAGAATAAAGCAGGAACAGGCATGA